A region from the Rhinoderma darwinii isolate aRhiDar2 chromosome 2, aRhiDar2.hap1, whole genome shotgun sequence genome encodes:
- the CBR1 gene encoding carbonyl reductase [NADPH] 1 has translation MAQVAVVTGGNKGVGLAVVRALCKQFQGDVYLTARNPKLGDEAVKGLNNEGLSPLFHQLDINDLTSIRVLRDFLKEKYGGLDVLVNNAGIAFKVADTTPFGTQAEVTVKTNYFGTRDVSNELLPLIKPNGRVVNVSSMVSPSSLAKCSPELQERFRSDTITQDELAKLMEKFVEDAKNGVHKEKGWPNTAYGVSKIGVTVLSRIQARQLKETRKGEGIILNACCPGWVRTDMAGPNATKSPDEGAITPVYLSLLPTSVHSPYGELVSEKKIVTW, from the exons ATGGCGCAGGTTGCAGTGGTTACAGGGGGCAATAAAGGGGTCGGGCTGGCTGTGGTCAGGGCCCTGTGTAAGCAGTTTCAGGGGGACGTGTATCTGACAGCTAGGAACCCCAAGCTTGGAGACGAAGCCGTCAAGGGCCTGAATAATGAGGGGTTGTCGCCGCTCTTCCATCAATTGGACATTAATGATCTTACCAGTATCCGTGTTCTGCGGGATTTCCTGAAGGAAAAGTATGGTGGTCTGGATGTGCTGGTCAATAATGCTGGAATTGCATTTAAAG tcGCTGACACAACCCCATTTGGTACCCAAGCTGAAGTTACTGTAAAGACCAACTACTTTGGCACTCGCGATGTTTCCAATGAGCTACTTCCACTTATTAAACCCAATG GAAGAGTTGTCAATGTATCCAGCATGGTCAGCCCCTCCTCTCTAGCCAAGTGCAGCCCTGAACTTCAGGAGAGATTCCGCAGTGACACCATCACACAGGACGAGCTGGCGAAGCTGATGGAGAAGTTTGTAGAAGATGCCAAGAATGGAGTCCATAAGGAAAAGGGATGGCCAAACACTGCTTATGGGGTGTCCAAAATCGGGGTAACAGTGTTGTCCAGAATTCAAGCACGTCAACTAAAGGAGACTAGGAAAGGAGAGGGCATTATTCTCAATGCCTGCTGCCCAGGGTGGGTAAGGACTGATATGGCAGGTCCTAATGCCACCAAATCCCCAGATGAAGGTGCCATAACACCAGTATATTTGTCTCTCCTCCCAACCTCCGTGCATTCACCCTATGGGGAGCTGGTCAGCGAAAAGAAGATTGTCACCTGGTAG